A genomic stretch from Falco biarmicus isolate bFalBia1 chromosome 17, bFalBia1.pri, whole genome shotgun sequence includes:
- the ACE gene encoding angiotensin-converting enzyme produces the protein MPPALGLLLGLSLVGALQPGLEPPQHDPTEEGAALFASAYNSTAELVLFNSVSASWNYYTNLTTENAALQVNASLEEQNFMELWGKKAKDLFGSIWSNFSDPQLKKIISSIQTLGPSNLPLEKREQYNTILSDMDKIYSTAKVCLANGTCWELEPDISDIMASSRSYKKLLYAWEGWHNAAGNPLRAKYEEFVKLSNEAYQPDGFEDTGSYWRSWYDSVSFEDDLEHLYHQLEPLYLNLHAFVRRKLYDRYGPKYINLKGPIPAHLLGNMWAQQWNNIYDLMVPYPEKPNLDVTSTMVQQGWNATHMFRVSEDFFTSLGLLEMPPEFWEKSMLEKPMDGREVVCHASAWDFYNRKDFRIKQCTMVTMEQLFTVHHEMGHVQYYLQYKDQPVSFRSGANPGFHEAIGDVLSLSVSTPSHLKKIGLLSSATEDKESNINYLLKMALEKIAFLPFGYLIDQWRWNVFSGRTPPNRYNYDWWYLRTKYQGICAPISRNESNFDPGAKYHIPGNTPYIRYFVSFVLQFQFHKALCQAAKHNGSLHTCDIYMSKEAGDKLREVLKAGSSKPWQEILFNLTGTDKMDAGALLEYFSPVTEWLQEQNNKTNEVLGWPEFDWRPPIPEGYPEGIDKIADEAQAKEFLSEYNSTAEAVWNAYTEASWAYNTNITNHNKEIMLDKNLAMSKHTLEYAMRARQFDPSDFQDQSVTRILKKLSVIERAALPENELKEYNALLSDMETTYSVAKVCRENKTCHPLDPDLTDIMATSRDYDELLFAWKGWRDASGKKIKNNYKRYVELSNKAAMLNGYTDNGAFWRSLYETPTFQEDLERLYLQLQPLYLNLHAYVRRALYKKYGAERINLRGPIPAHLLGNMWAQSWSNIFDLLIPFPDATKVDATPAMKQQGWTPKKMFEESDRFFTSLGLIPMPQEFWDKSMIEKPADGREVVCHASAWDFYNRKDFRIKQCTVVNMDDLITVHHEMGHVQYFLQYMDQPISFRDGANPGFHEAVGDVMALSVSTPKHLHSINLLDQVTENKESDINYLMNMALDKIAFLPFGYLMDQWRWKVFDGQIKEDEYNQEWWNLRMKYQGLCPPTPRSEDDFDPGAKFHIPANVPYIRYFVSFVIQFQFHQALCAAAGHTGPLHMCDIYQSKEAGRILGEALKLGFSKPWPEAMELITGQPNMSADALMSYFEPLMTWLVNENKKNGEVLGWPEYGWTPYTATPAQASSDHQTDFLGMSLTSNQATAGAWVLLALALAFLITTIFLGVKFFSARRKTFKSSSEMELK, from the exons ATGCCCCCggcgctggggctgctgctggggctgagcctggtGGGTGCCCTTCAGCCGGGGCTCGAGCCCCCCCAGCATGACCCCACCGAGGAAGGGGCTGCCCTCTTTGCCAGCGCCTACAACAGCACCGCTGAGCTCGTCCTCTTCAACAGCGTCTCGGCCAGCTGGAATTACTACACCAACCTGACAACTGAAAACGCAGCTCTGCAG GTCAACGCATCGCTGGAGGAGCAAAACTTCATGGAGCTGTGGGGGAAGAAAGCCAAGGACCTCTTTGGCAGCATCTGGAGCAACTTCAGTGAtccacagctgaagaaaattatcAGTTCCATCCAGACCCTGGGACCCTCCAACTTGcccctggagaagagagagcag TACAACACCATCCTGAGTGACATGGACAAAATCTACTCCACAGCCAAGGTGTGCCTGGCCAACGGTacctgctgggagctggagccaG ACATCTCAGACATCATGGCCTCCTCCCGCAGCTACAAGAAGCTGCTCTACGCCTGGGAGGGCTGGCACAACGCCGCAGGCAACCCACTGCGTGCCAAGTATGAGGAATTCGTGAAGCTGAGCAACGAGGCCTATCAACCGGATG GATTTGAGGACACAGGCAGCTACTGGCGCTCCTGGTACGACTCAGTCTCCTTCGAGGATGACCTGGAGCATCTCTACCACCAGCTGGAGCCACTCTACCTCAACCTGCACGCCTTTGTCCGGAGGAAGCTGTACGATCGCTATGGCCCCAAATACATCAACCTGAAGGGTCCCATCCCTGCTCACCTCCTGG GCAACATGTGGGCTCAGCAGTGGAACAACATCTATGACCTGATGGTCCCCTACCCTGAGAAGCCCAACCTCGATGTCACGAGCACCATGGTGCAGCAG ggcTGGAATGCCACCCACATGTTCCGGGTATCGGAGGACTTCTTCACCTCCCTGGGACTGCTGGAGATGCCCCCTGAATTTTGGGAGAAGTCCATGCTGGAGAAGCCAATGGATGGGCGGGAGGTGGTATGTCATGCCTCAGCCTGGGACTTCTACAACCGCAAGGACTTCAG GATCAAGCAATGCACAATGGTGACCATGGAGCAGCTGTTCACGGTGCACCACGAGATGGGCCACGTCCAATACTACCTGCAGTACAAGGACCAGCCCGTCTCCTTCCGCAGCGGGGCCAACCCTGGCTTCCATGAGGCCATCGGCGATGTCCTCTCCCTGTCTGTCTCCACCCCCAGCCACCTCAAGAAGATTGGTCTCCTCAGCAGTGCCACCGAGGACAAAG AGAGCAACATCAACTACCTGCTGAAGATGGCCTTGGAGAAGATCGCCTTCCTGCCCTTTGGCTACCTCATCGACCAGTGGCGCTGGAACGTGTTCAGCGGCCGCACGCCCCCCAACCGTTACAACTACGACTGGTGGTACCTGAG AACCAAATACCAGGGTATTTGTGCTCCGATTTCAAGGAATGAAAGCAACTTTGACCCTGGAGCAAAGTACCACATCCCTGGGAACACCCCTTACATCAG GTACTTTGTGAGCTTCGTCCTTCAGTTCCAGTTTCACAAGGCCCTGTGTCAGGCAGCCAAGCACAACGGTTCCCTGCACACCTGTGACATCTACATGTCCAAAGAGGCTGGAGACAAACTCAG ggAAGTGTTGAAAGCTGGGTCTTCCAAGCCGTGGCAGGAAATCCTGTTCAACCTCACCGGCACGGATAAGATGGATGCTGGGGCGCTCCTGGAGTACTTCAGCCCTGTCACTGAGTGGCTTCAGGAGCAGAACAACAAGACCAATGAGGTGCTGGGCTGGCCTGAGTTTGACTGGCGTCCCCCTATCCCTGAAGGCTACCCTGAAGGCATTG ACAAAATAGCAGATGAAGCACAAGCAAAAGAGTTCTTGTCTGAGTACAACAGCACGGCGGAGGCAGTGTGGAACGCCTACACCGAGGCATCCTGGGCCTACAACACCAACATCACCAACCACAACAAGGAGATTATG CTGGATAAGAACTTAGCCATGTCCAAGCACACCCTTGAGTACGCCATGAGGGCCAGGCAGTTCGACCCCTCTGATTTCCAGGACCAAAGTGTCACGCGCATCCTCAAGAAGCTGAGTGTCATTGAGAGGGCAGCCCTGCCTGAGAACGAGCTGAAGGAG tatAACGCCCTCCTCTCAGATATGGAGACCACATACAGTGTAGCCAAGGTCTGCAGAGAGAACAAAACCTGTCACCCACTGGATCCTG ACCTCACAGACATCATGGCCACCTCACGGGACTATGATGAGCTCCTCTTTGCCTGGAAAGGCTGGCGGGATGCTTCTGGGAAGAAGATCAAGAACAACTACAAGCGATACGTGGAACTGAGCAACAAGGCAGCCATGCTCAATG GCTACACAGACAATGGGGCCTTCTGGAGATCCCTGTATGAGACACCCACCTTCCAGGAAGATCTGGAGAGGTTGTACCTACAGCTGCAGCCCCTGTACCTCAACTTGCATGCCTACGTACGCCGAGCCCTGTACAAAAAGTATGGTGCAGAGCGTATAAACCTGAGGGGTCCCATCCCTGCTCATTTGCTAG GCAACATGTGGGCCCAGTCATGGTCCAACATTTTCGACCTGCTGATACCCTTCCCGGATGCCACCAAGGTGGATGCCACCCCAGCCATGAAACAACAG ggctggacACCCAAGAAGATGTTTGAAGAGTCAGACCGTTTCTTTACCTCTCTGGGCCTCATCCCCATGCCGCAGGAGTTCTGGGACAAGTCCATGATCGAGAAGCCAGCAGATGGGCGAGAGGTGGTGTGTCATGCCTCAGCCTGGGACTTCTACAACCGCAAGGACTTCAG GATCAAGCAGTGCACCGTGGTGAACATGGACGACCTAATCACGGTGCACCACGAGATGGGCCACGTCCAGTACTTCCTGCAGTACATGGACCAGCCCATCTCATTCCGTGATGGGGCCAACCCTGGCTTCCACGAGGCTGTTGGGGATGTCATGGCCTTGTCCGTCTCCACCCCCAAACACCTGCACAGCATCAATCTGCTGGACCaagtcacagaaaataaag AAAGTGACATTAACTACCTGATGAACATGGCCCTGGACAAAATCGCCTTCCTGCCCTTTGGATACCTCATGGACCAGTGGCGCTGGAAGGTGTTTGATGGACAGATCAAGGAGGACGAGTACAACCAGGAGTGGTGGAACCTCAG GATGAAGTACCAGGGCTTGTGCCCACCAACACCAAGGTCTGAAGATGACTTTGATCCCGGAGCAAAGTTTCACATCCCTGCCAACGTCCCCTACATCAG GTACTTTGTCAGCTTCGTCATCCAGTTCCAGTTCCACCAGGCActctgtgcagcagctgggcacacGGGTCCCCTGCACATGTGTGACATCTACCAGTCCAAGGAGGCTGGGAGGATCTTGGG GGAAGCCCTGAAGCTGGGTTTCAGCAAGCCGTGGCCCGAAGCCATGGAGCTCATCACGGGGCAGCCCAACATGTCAGCTGACGCCCTGATGAGCTACTTTGAGCCGCTCATGACATGGTTGGTGAATGAGAACAAGAAGAACGGAGAGGTCCTGGGCTGGCCCGAATATGGCTGGACTCCTTACACAG